The following proteins are co-located in the Paludibaculum fermentans genome:
- a CDS encoding glycosyltransferase family 2 protein: MSFQGLEQLPAGFVSVVIVNWNRRALLAECLASLARDQGVPFEVIVVDNGSTDDSVQYIQAFTRSAPYPLTLIENRENRGFCGANNQGIAAARGEFVALLNNDAEADPGWLVALLSVFADPGVGMAASKILVHEDPRIIDKVGHLIYPDGQNRGRGTGELDQGQYDQVEEVLWPDGCACMYRKSMLNTIGAFDEDLFAYGDDAELGLRARICGYRSIYTPYARVRHHRGATLGQLNPLRITLIERNRLLLAVKLFPGSLLWRNGAYYLARLLAGLWAALRKRGEISRFQSPSSKLKAFLALLKGDWQALQMLPSTLRKRRALKPLHRLSPSQVHQLILSHRISLKELSQKVAAPNQP; this comes from the coding sequence TTGTCATTCCAAGGCTTGGAGCAACTTCCCGCAGGGTTTGTCTCCGTCGTTATCGTCAACTGGAACCGCCGCGCGCTGCTGGCGGAATGTCTCGCCAGTCTCGCCCGCGACCAGGGCGTTCCCTTTGAAGTCATCGTGGTGGACAACGGCTCGACGGACGATTCCGTCCAGTACATCCAGGCGTTCACACGCAGCGCTCCATACCCCCTCACGCTAATCGAGAACCGGGAGAACCGCGGCTTCTGCGGCGCCAACAACCAGGGCATTGCCGCCGCCCGGGGCGAGTTTGTCGCTTTGCTGAACAACGACGCGGAGGCGGATCCAGGATGGCTGGTGGCCCTTCTCTCCGTCTTTGCGGATCCGGGCGTCGGGATGGCTGCTTCCAAGATCCTGGTTCACGAGGATCCCCGCATTATCGATAAAGTGGGTCACCTGATCTATCCGGACGGACAGAACCGGGGCCGGGGGACCGGAGAACTCGACCAGGGCCAGTACGACCAGGTGGAAGAGGTACTTTGGCCGGACGGGTGCGCCTGCATGTACCGCAAGTCGATGCTCAACACCATCGGCGCCTTTGATGAAGATCTTTTTGCGTACGGAGATGATGCGGAACTCGGGCTGCGCGCCCGTATCTGTGGCTATCGCTCGATTTATACGCCGTACGCGCGGGTGCGGCATCATCGCGGGGCAACCTTGGGCCAACTCAACCCCCTGCGAATTACACTGATCGAGCGCAACCGGCTGCTATTAGCCGTTAAACTATTTCCTGGTAGTCTTCTGTGGCGAAACGGCGCGTACTATCTCGCAAGGCTTCTCGCCGGACTGTGGGCAGCCCTCCGGAAACGGGGGGAAATCAGCCGGTTCCAGAGCCCGTCGAGCAAACTGAAAGCCTTTTTGGCGTTACTGAAGGGGGACTGGCAAGCACTCCAAATGCTGCCGTCGACCCTGAGGAAGCGCCGCGCGTTGAAACCGCTGCACCGGCTGAGCCCGAGCCAGGTGCACCAGTTGATCCTAAGCCACCGCATTTCGCTGAAAGAGTTGAGCCAGAAGGTGGCAGCGCCGAACCAGCCGTAG
- a CDS encoding helix-turn-helix domain-containing protein, with amino-acid sequence MPSLGQKLRQEREKRGLTIEQLSAQTRINVQYFQYIEADDIASLPGGFFYRSFVRQYARLMELPESDYQGELDRSLADESAQSAGRTTALPDKAIEVPPIPTGRFDTALEMRRWVWRLGILALVMALCSGVYTFWQRWRVQHEEERIAAARTETVAPKPVEKQQPAAVQPAPPVTAPEPQQAPVEPPPAPIQASIIPAAPEAPASGAVRLIIRATEMTWVAVWQGDKQLFADVIRAGETRGFGSPNQLRIRLGNAGGVQMEWNGKPVDQVGPKGQVRTVEFRTDGYTVIQPPPPAAPKPDGQV; translated from the coding sequence ATGCCGAGCTTGGGCCAAAAGCTCCGTCAGGAGCGCGAAAAACGCGGGTTGACCATTGAGCAATTGTCCGCTCAAACGCGCATCAATGTACAGTATTTTCAGTACATTGAGGCCGATGACATCGCGTCCCTGCCAGGTGGATTCTTCTACCGCAGCTTCGTCCGCCAGTACGCCCGCCTGATGGAACTGCCGGAGTCGGATTACCAGGGCGAACTCGATCGCAGCCTGGCCGACGAATCGGCCCAATCCGCGGGCCGCACTACGGCTCTGCCCGACAAGGCGATTGAAGTTCCACCCATCCCGACCGGCCGTTTCGATACCGCCCTCGAAATGCGGCGCTGGGTCTGGCGGCTGGGCATTCTGGCCCTGGTCATGGCGCTTTGCTCCGGGGTCTATACTTTCTGGCAGCGCTGGCGGGTACAGCACGAAGAAGAGCGGATAGCCGCCGCAAGAACTGAGACGGTGGCCCCTAAGCCTGTCGAGAAGCAGCAGCCGGCCGCGGTCCAACCCGCTCCGCCAGTAACTGCGCCGGAACCGCAACAGGCACCCGTGGAGCCGCCGCCGGCGCCCATCCAGGCATCCATCATTCCCGCCGCCCCCGAGGCGCCAGCCAGCGGCGCAGTGAGGTTGATCATCCGCGCAACGGAAATGACCTGGGTCGCGGTCTGGCAGGGGGACAAGCAGCTCTTTGCCGATGTGATCCGCGCCGGAGAAACCCGCGGCTTCGGTTCGCCCAACCAGTTGAGGATCCGCCTGGGCAATGCAGGCGGCGTCCAGATGGAGTGGAACGGCAAGCCAGTCGATCAGGTGGGCCCCAAAGGACAAGTGCGGACGGTTGAGTTCCGCACGGATGGCTACACCGTGATTCAGCCTCCGCCTCCGGCCGCGCCCAAACCCGACGGGCAGGTTTAG